TAGTCGCATAAAGGCAGGCTTTGGTGCTGGCTGGAAGAAAATAGAGGTGAAGCGGGCTAATGATGCTTATCTTAATTTGTTTAACCCACTAATTATTCCTTCCCACCCACCATTGCAGCAAAAGGCAAAAGCAAAAGCACTCAAGGTGGCTCACTTTTTCTTTCTTGATGATTGAACCTGATGCCTTGCCTGAGCAAGCAGCAGCATATATATACTGGAAAGCCAAGCAACAGCAAAGCCCTCAGTTGGAATGAATTGGATACCCAAACAACAGTAGCTACTTACATTATTAATTCAATTGTCAGGATATTATTTAACCAAACAACATTAGCTCATCATTTTCAGCAACCAGCAATGAAAGCCAGTCTTCAACACAACGGCACCATACGTTTACGGTCAACGAGAGATGTACTGCAGAATCTGCACCAGTAATAAAGATCTCCCCAAAAGAGAATTTTGTGATACAGTTTACAAAAGACTATGTTGTATCCATCACAGTTGATCCAAGCAGTCAATGAGGTTCAACTTGGAGTTACTACAGATGTAACTAGACCACACTTGCCAACAAAATTTCTTTCAAGATTAAATGCACTAGCTTTGCTAGTTATCGTCCTTAATTCTCTTGAGCAGCTTGGCAGCCCACCGGCGCAGCCTTTTATTCAGGGTGAAGCCAACCACGACACCAACCACAAAGCTGACAGCGCCGAACTTCGCGCAAGCCGACAGAGACACCATCCGTCTGCAATACCAAAGGATCATACGTCAGTTGCAAACTTGCAAGGAGCATAACTTGAGTCAGGGATTACAGATTTACAGTACAACTTGTCAACGTTTACATCACTAAAAATGCTACGGCTGCAGCCTAAATCTAGAAACGAAGACTAGagagtactccctccgttccaaaatataagtctttctagagattccaataggtgactacatacggagcaaaatgagttaatctacactctaaaatatgtctacatacatccgtatgttgcagtccatttgaaatgtctaaaaagacatATATTTCGGAACGGAGGAAGTAGATGCCATGCATGTGCCATACAGATTTCACTATATAGGCACAGAGTCTATTTGGTAGATGACTGCAGCTTTGGTTGGCAGATGCACACCCCAACCCTCTACATTGTCTTTGTTCCATCCCCAGCATTCAATTGCATGTCAAAAAATTTCAAAGCATGCTATCTACTGGATGTTTGAACCTGCAATTGATTTTTCCAGTCTTTAAACTTGGAGGTTCTGATAGAACTTCGGACTAGTGCAAACTTCCAATTTCAACTAAGGGGGGGACAAATCTTTCGCCTAGAACTTGTATAAATAAATGAAACAGAAACCAAACTTTCCCCTACAAGTATCAAGCAGCTTTCAATCAACTAATGACCAAAAATAAATAAACTGGAGCCATATATATCAAAATTTCAATTAGGATAAAAAAATCAACTGGGTCAGGTTTCTTCAATCCCCTGCAGCCACTGCTCAAGGGTGGCAACGTCAGTTGGTGCAGCACCACAGTGGCAGCACGGCACAAAGCAGGAGGATGAGCATGGGAGGGTAAGGCAGAAGAGGAGGCACAGGGGAAGTCAGAGGGTACAGTTGCAGAAGTGGGATATGGAAAATTCAGCAACTGCATAGTGAGGCAGAGTTGCGATCTCCTAAATCAACGTGGCTAAGTATGTACACTGGCAACCAAATATCTGCTGtttaggccctgtttggatccccGTTTTTCTTTTAGATACAGTTGTAAATAATACACACGTCTCCGCCTGTCGTTTCATTCCAGACGTAAATTGCTCTGCGGACGGTAAGATACGGGTGTAAGTGAAACACCTCCGTATCTAAATACATCGATTCCAAGCGCGCCCTTGGAAGTTCCACAAATACATGTACAACATACAGAGT
This is a stretch of genomic DNA from Triticum urartu cultivar G1812 unplaced genomic scaffold, Tu2.1 TuUngrouped_contig_6547, whole genome shotgun sequence. It encodes these proteins:
- the LOC125530769 gene encoding uncharacterized protein LOC125530769, whose protein sequence is MPSASSAVGRLQAAAQDAANSSSSSRSAFSDQLLVPREAGRMVSLSACAKFGAVSFVVGVVVGFTLNKRLRRWAAKLLKRIKDDN